The Streptomyces sp. NBC_01275 genome has a segment encoding these proteins:
- a CDS encoding phage tail protein — MAGTNSSEIRIAGVGRLYVAAADTKVPTTFSTDPSTDWATGWKNLGFTNGEGVTFSKKDKLEPVDVWQAVSPVHFVYSDRDLTLKFSLLQFNEDTLPFFMGGGAVEAVTGSTGVYKYEIADRPYADVRALGLEFTDVRASDGTTVTYRFGVPRGQVTAADDIKLARKSPAQLGITYTAMAAADGSALASFVMKDAAYAAS, encoded by the coding sequence ATGGCAGGTACCAACTCCTCCGAGATCCGCATCGCCGGCGTAGGCCGCCTCTACGTCGCCGCCGCCGACACCAAGGTTCCGACGACCTTCTCCACCGACCCGTCCACCGACTGGGCCACCGGCTGGAAGAACCTCGGCTTCACCAACGGCGAGGGCGTCACCTTCAGCAAGAAGGACAAGCTGGAGCCGGTCGACGTGTGGCAGGCCGTCAGCCCGGTGCACTTCGTGTACTCGGACCGCGACCTGACCCTGAAGTTCTCGCTGCTGCAGTTCAACGAGGACACGCTGCCGTTCTTCATGGGCGGCGGCGCGGTCGAGGCCGTCACCGGCTCGACGGGCGTCTACAAGTACGAGATCGCCGACCGTCCGTACGCCGACGTGCGCGCCCTCGGCCTGGAGTTCACCGACGTCCGCGCCAGCGACGGCACCACCGTGACGTACCGCTTCGGCGTCCCGCGCGGCCAGGTCACGGCGGCGGACGACATCAAGCTGGCCCGCAAGTCGCCGGCCCAGCTCGGCATCACCTACACGGCGATGGCCGCCGCCGACGGTTCGGCGCTGGCCAGCTTCGTGATGAAGGACGCCGCGTACGCCGCGTCCTGA
- a CDS encoding helix-turn-helix transcriptional regulator — MTTQDLDAFAAWVEALMRDRGYDIDSPRGGGKSRIADEAGVHRAAVTRLLQRQSMPDLETTRRLARVLGVPVRDMLIRSGRLTAEELSDPHDYLAAPAPSAEFGRRPTLEEVADLLGVPADRREMFVRVVEQFLPTEAEAAGPPGPGREEGRVLAEAAAGTSAAD; from the coding sequence ATGACCACCCAGGATCTGGACGCGTTCGCCGCGTGGGTCGAAGCCCTGATGCGCGACCGCGGCTACGACATCGACAGTCCACGCGGCGGCGGCAAGTCGCGGATAGCGGACGAGGCGGGCGTGCACCGCGCGGCCGTCACCCGCCTGCTGCAACGCCAGAGCATGCCGGACCTCGAGACCACGCGCAGGCTCGCGCGCGTGCTCGGCGTCCCGGTCCGCGACATGCTCATCCGCTCCGGCCGGCTGACCGCCGAGGAGCTGTCCGACCCGCACGACTACCTGGCCGCACCCGCACCCAGCGCGGAGTTCGGCCGTCGCCCCACGCTCGAGGAGGTCGCCGACCTGCTGGGGGTGCCCGCCGACCGGCGGGAGATGTTCGTCCGGGTGGTGGAGCAGTTCCTGCCCACCGAGGCGGAGGCCGCGGGGCCGCCGGGCCCGGGCCGCGAGGAAGGGCGCGTGCTGGCGGAAGCGGCGGCGGGGACGTCCGCCGCCGACTGA
- a CDS encoding WhiB family transcriptional regulator gives MSTPTADSCPPSQPVQPVQPVQPVQPDRLGRADQPDRVRPSRAVGWQTAAACAGLSPRVVFSKKAKEAAPALRACAACAVRSACEETVAPAENWFDGVCGGRLWRSGRPVPLPAHLLPGGFRG, from the coding sequence ATGTCCACGCCCACAGCCGACTCCTGCCCACCGTCCCAGCCGGTCCAGCCGGTCCAGCCGGTCCAGCCGGTCCAGCCGGACCGGCTGGGACGAGCGGATCAACCGGATCGCGTACGTCCGTCCCGTGCCGTCGGCTGGCAGACCGCCGCCGCCTGCGCCGGGCTCTCCCCGCGCGTCGTCTTCTCCAAGAAGGCCAAGGAGGCCGCCCCCGCGCTGCGGGCCTGCGCCGCCTGCGCCGTGCGCAGCGCCTGCGAGGAGACGGTGGCGCCGGCCGAGAACTGGTTCGACGGCGTCTGCGGCGGCCGCCTCTGGCGCTCGGGCCGCCCGGTCCCGCTCCCCGCCCACCTCCTCCCGGGAGGCTTCCGTGGCTGA